One genomic region from Sphingobacterium multivorum encodes:
- the dnaA gene encoding chromosomal replication initiator protein DnaA, translating into MEKTYSSVWNNCLSIIKDNIPAQSFKTWFEPVKAVRLEGDVLTIQVPSLFFYEWLEEHYVGILRKTVKKFLGEQGRLEYNIVVEKSSASHPYTTNLPSNGNGAEGKRQSIPVPVSLNRDIKNPFVIPGLKKLQVDPQLNQNYTFENFIEGECNRLARSAGYAVANKPGGTSFNPLMIYGDVGLGKTHLAQAIGNEIKRNLPDKLVIYVSCEKFCQQFVDSLKNNTINDFVNFYQAMDVIIMDDVHNFAGKEKTQDIFFHIFNHLHQSGKQIILTSDKAPKDLAGLEERLLSRFKWGLSADIQIPDLETRMAILKKKMYSDGIDLPENVVEYVATQIDNSVRELEGAMVSLLAQSTLNKKEIDLGLAKSMLKNFVKNTHKEISMDFIQKLVCEYFEVPVDMVKSKVRKREIVQARQISMYLAKAHTKSSLKSIGAFFGGRDHSTVIYACQTVEDLIETDKKFKTYVSDIMKKLKS; encoded by the coding sequence ATGGAAAAAACGTATTCAAGTGTCTGGAATAATTGTCTTTCGATTATCAAAGATAATATACCAGCACAAAGTTTCAAGACCTGGTTTGAACCTGTGAAAGCAGTCCGTTTGGAGGGTGACGTTTTGACTATTCAAGTGCCTAGCTTATTTTTTTATGAGTGGTTGGAAGAACACTATGTAGGAATTCTTCGCAAGACCGTAAAGAAATTCCTAGGAGAACAAGGTAGATTGGAATACAATATTGTAGTGGAGAAGTCTTCAGCTTCTCATCCTTATACGACTAATCTTCCATCGAATGGCAATGGAGCAGAAGGGAAAAGGCAATCTATCCCTGTGCCGGTATCTTTAAATAGGGATATCAAAAATCCGTTTGTTATTCCTGGATTGAAAAAATTGCAGGTTGATCCGCAATTGAATCAAAACTATACATTCGAAAATTTTATCGAAGGTGAGTGTAACCGTCTTGCTCGTTCTGCAGGATATGCTGTGGCGAATAAACCGGGTGGTACTTCATTCAACCCTTTGATGATTTATGGTGATGTTGGTTTAGGAAAGACACACCTTGCCCAAGCAATCGGAAATGAAATCAAGAGAAATCTTCCCGATAAACTGGTCATTTATGTGTCTTGTGAAAAATTCTGTCAACAGTTTGTGGATTCATTGAAAAATAACACAATCAACGACTTCGTTAACTTTTATCAAGCAATGGATGTCATCATTATGGATGATGTGCATAATTTTGCTGGTAAAGAAAAAACACAGGATATTTTCTTCCATATTTTTAATCATTTGCATCAATCTGGAAAGCAGATTATTTTAACTTCAGACAAGGCGCCTAAGGATTTAGCTGGTTTGGAGGAACGTTTGCTTAGTCGTTTTAAATGGGGATTATCTGCAGATATTCAGATTCCTGATCTTGAGACGAGAATGGCAATTTTGAAGAAGAAGATGTATTCTGACGGTATTGATTTACCTGAAAATGTAGTGGAATATGTCGCAACACAAATCGATAACAGTGTTCGTGAATTGGAAGGAGCTATGGTTTCATTATTGGCTCAATCTACATTGAACAAGAAAGAGATCGATTTGGGTTTAGCAAAATCGATGTTGAAGAACTTTGTGAAGAATACCCATAAGGAAATTTCAATGGACTTTATTCAGAAATTAGTTTGTGAATATTTTGAAGTTCCTGTAGATATGGTAAAGTCGAAAGTTAGGAAGCGTGAAATCGTGCAGGCCAGGCAAATTTCGATGTATTTAGCAAAAGCTCATACCAAATCTTCACTAAAATCGATCGGAGCTTTCTTCGGAGGAAGAGACCACTCGACAGTCATTTATGCATGTCAAACCGTAGAGGATTTAATTGAAACTGACAAGAAATTTAAGACTTATGTAAGTGACATTATGAAAAAATTGAAATCTTAA
- the lpxK gene encoding tetraacyldisaccharide 4'-kinase — protein sequence MIAFLRYLLFPFSILYGLIVWLRNRLYDFKLLSSKSFEIPTIVIGNLSVGGTGKSPMTEFVVSSLKDQYKTAILSRGYGRVTSGFHLVKTDSLANNVGDEPLQFKNKFPSVTVAVCEDRCTGIEKLQSDHQLIILDDAYQHRKLSPLFNILLFDFLSFASPMFVFPTGNFRDLLIEAKRAQIITITKCPIDLSNHDKMRIEHKIRRYNKNALITFSHINYFQAIDSVGTTIDFNDSDVILVTGIAKPQPLVDYIKKKANLVKHLSFGDHHTFSESDIEQITESYLSLASTNKMLLTTEKDFQRLKPFKQQLAAIDLVYLPIGLQFHDPIHKELFIKTVHNAVAQSVNQP from the coding sequence ATGATTGCTTTTTTACGTTATCTATTATTCCCCTTTTCGATCCTATACGGCTTAATCGTATGGCTGAGAAATAGACTATACGATTTCAAGCTACTCAGCTCAAAGTCATTTGAAATTCCCACGATTGTAATCGGTAACCTTTCTGTCGGAGGTACAGGAAAAAGCCCAATGACTGAATTTGTTGTTTCGAGCCTCAAAGATCAGTATAAAACAGCAATACTTAGTCGAGGCTATGGACGGGTGACTAGCGGATTTCATTTGGTAAAGACCGATTCACTAGCAAACAATGTTGGCGATGAACCCTTACAATTCAAAAATAAATTTCCATCAGTTACCGTTGCGGTTTGTGAAGATCGCTGCACGGGAATAGAAAAACTTCAATCAGATCATCAACTGATTATTCTGGATGATGCTTATCAACATCGAAAATTATCGCCGCTTTTTAATATTCTATTGTTTGATTTTTTATCATTTGCTAGTCCCATGTTTGTTTTTCCTACAGGAAACTTTAGGGACTTACTTATTGAAGCCAAACGGGCGCAGATTATAACGATTACCAAATGCCCAATAGATCTCTCGAACCATGATAAAATGCGTATAGAACACAAAATCAGACGCTATAATAAGAACGCATTAATTACTTTTAGCCATATAAATTACTTTCAAGCCATTGACAGCGTCGGAACTACGATCGATTTCAACGACAGCGATGTTATTTTGGTTACAGGCATTGCCAAACCGCAACCGCTCGTGGATTATATCAAAAAGAAGGCAAATTTAGTCAAACATCTATCTTTTGGAGATCATCATACTTTTAGTGAATCGGATATTGAACAAATTACAGAATCCTACCTAAGCCTGGCTAGTACTAACAAAATGCTATTGACTACTGAAAAAGATTTTCAGCGGTTGAAGCCATTTAAACAGCAATTAGCGGCTATTGATTTGGTCTATCTTCCGATCGGCCTACAATTTCATGATCCCATTCATAAAGAACTATTCATTAAAACGGTCCATAATGCAGTAGCTCAAAGTGTTAATCAACCTTAA
- a CDS encoding gliding motility lipoprotein GldH: MRLKRTAFHIGILCICIGGSCEQTSIINNNKPIDNKAWLNTSPPSFQFHISDKTKRYDVLMDVRHTPEYAFSNLFILIYQRGPDKKQSIFRKEIKMARSDGKWLGKSSGSLYNNQSIIHKDYLFPDTGMYTISIMQNMKENPLKEITDVGLTVIPK, translated from the coding sequence ATGAGACTCAAACGCACAGCATTCCACATTGGTATATTATGTATTTGCATAGGGGGTTCTTGTGAACAGACTTCCATTATAAATAATAACAAACCCATTGATAATAAAGCTTGGTTGAATACATCGCCGCCTAGCTTTCAATTTCATATTAGTGATAAAACCAAACGATATGATGTATTAATGGATGTCCGTCATACACCGGAATATGCCTTTTCGAACCTTTTTATCCTAATCTACCAACGTGGTCCAGATAAGAAGCAATCTATTTTCCGCAAAGAAATAAAAATGGCTCGATCCGATGGAAAATGGCTCGGAAAATCCTCAGGGAGCTTATATAATAACCAATCCATAATCCATAAAGATTACCTATTTCCGGATACAGGTATGTATACTATTTCCATCATGCAGAATATGAAAGAAAATCCGTTGAAAGAAATCACCGACGTCGGACTAACGGTTATTCCAAAATGA
- a CDS encoding PSP1 domain-containing protein — protein sequence MGCGSCSSGGGCGTTTTNGTPAGCQNNGSCMTSGCNKLDVYDWLSDMDMPSNYKPFNIVEVRFKGSRKDFFINVDNTYLEMGEMVVVEPSTGGYDVGHVSLTGELVRLQLKKNNVTPEMVTKKIYRKPNEMDVEKYNAAKDLEWETMHKARKLALDLGLSMKISDVDYQGDKTKATFYYTAEGRVDFRELIKKMAEAFRIRIEMRQIGMRQEASRLGGIGSCGRELCCSTWLTDFKTVSTSAARYQNLSLNTLKLAGQCGKLKCCLNYELDSYMDALKDIPNNIDRIETQKGVAYLQKTDIFKKMMWFSFPGAENWIAIPVLQVKELVEMNKQGIKPEAISSAVDNDEVREEKNINYDYENVVGQDSLTRLDDRNKRKKKRKSKSNTVKPENKAGQKTERSEPNPPKQGGRPQVANDSSASTVNKDNKEGASKPKKRFNRHRNKNKGNNNNTAPKAE from the coding sequence ATGGGATGTGGCAGTTGCTCATCCGGCGGAGGTTGCGGTACTACCACGACAAATGGTACACCGGCAGGATGTCAGAACAATGGCTCTTGCATGACTAGCGGATGTAATAAATTAGATGTATATGACTGGCTTTCCGATATGGATATGCCTTCAAACTATAAACCATTTAATATCGTCGAAGTACGATTCAAGGGATCACGAAAAGATTTCTTTATTAATGTAGACAATACCTACCTGGAAATGGGGGAAATGGTGGTCGTAGAACCTTCTACCGGTGGCTATGATGTCGGACATGTCTCCTTAACGGGTGAATTGGTCAGACTACAATTAAAAAAGAACAATGTTACCCCAGAAATGGTAACTAAAAAAATCTATCGGAAGCCCAATGAAATGGATGTAGAGAAGTATAACGCAGCAAAAGATCTCGAATGGGAAACGATGCACAAAGCCCGTAAACTGGCTTTGGACCTGGGTTTGTCCATGAAGATTTCTGATGTTGACTACCAGGGTGATAAAACCAAGGCTACCTTCTACTACACGGCTGAGGGTCGCGTGGACTTTCGTGAGCTTATCAAAAAAATGGCCGAAGCTTTCAGGATTCGCATTGAAATGCGCCAGATAGGTATGCGACAAGAAGCTAGCCGACTCGGCGGAATCGGTTCCTGTGGGCGCGAACTTTGCTGTTCAACTTGGTTAACAGATTTTAAGACGGTGTCTACATCGGCAGCACGTTATCAAAATCTTTCGTTGAATACGCTAAAGTTAGCGGGCCAATGCGGAAAATTAAAATGCTGTCTCAATTATGAATTGGATAGCTACATGGATGCTTTAAAAGACATCCCGAATAATATCGACCGCATCGAAACACAAAAAGGAGTTGCTTATCTTCAAAAGACCGATATCTTCAAGAAAATGATGTGGTTCTCTTTTCCTGGAGCCGAAAACTGGATCGCCATCCCCGTTCTGCAAGTTAAAGAGCTTGTCGAAATGAATAAGCAGGGGATCAAACCGGAAGCGATTTCGAGTGCAGTAGATAACGATGAAGTCAGAGAGGAGAAAAATATCAATTACGATTACGAAAATGTAGTCGGACAAGATAGCTTAACACGACTCGATGATCGAAATAAAAGAAAGAAAAAAAGAAAATCCAAAAGCAACACAGTCAAACCGGAAAATAAGGCTGGACAAAAAACTGAGAGGTCCGAACCAAATCCACCCAAACAAGGAGGAAGACCTCAGGTAGCAAACGATTCTTCAGCATCTACGGTGAATAAAGACAATAAAGAGGGTGCTAGTAAACCGAAGAAACGTTTCAACCGCCATCGGAATAAAAACAAAGGTAATAACAACAATACTGCTCCAAAAGCAGAGTAA
- a CDS encoding ATP-binding protein, translating into MQFKEIIGHKDIKEHLVRTVQENRVSHAQLFLGPEGSGSLALAYAYAQFLNCENRQLTDSCGECPSCRKYSKLIHPDLHMSYPFIAKHKEDTATDYADSWRKSFLSNPYMGLEYWRNQLDADNKQVNINIAEAHGIIKKLSLKSFEAEYKVLIMWLPEYLDTQGNALLKLIEEPPEKTLFILVAENQDKILNTIISRTQLVKIKKLDHMEVAQHLKSVYHLSDQESAEIAFIADGNLQEAMNQIQSQTNNHFGILVNWLRFIVSDAGTNMISLVEEELSKMGRENQKSFLFYAINMMRQIILIKEGLSSLVFLPAKELDFVQKFAVHYTVEQIEATINLFEETHYFVERNANPKILFLDLSLQLTLIYKYKTFPKGTQYI; encoded by the coding sequence ATGCAGTTTAAAGAGATCATTGGGCACAAAGACATCAAGGAACATTTAGTTCGCACAGTTCAAGAAAACCGTGTGAGTCACGCGCAATTATTTCTTGGTCCTGAGGGCTCAGGCAGCCTTGCACTTGCTTATGCTTATGCACAGTTTTTGAATTGTGAAAACCGGCAATTGACAGACAGTTGTGGCGAATGTCCATCGTGTCGAAAATATAGCAAACTGATCCACCCTGATCTTCACATGTCGTATCCTTTTATAGCCAAGCATAAGGAAGATACAGCAACAGATTATGCGGACAGCTGGAGAAAATCTTTTCTATCCAATCCTTACATGGGATTGGAGTATTGGCGCAATCAATTGGATGCGGACAACAAACAGGTGAATATCAATATTGCCGAAGCGCATGGTATCATCAAAAAATTAAGCCTAAAGTCCTTTGAAGCGGAATATAAAGTTTTAATTATGTGGTTGCCCGAATACTTGGACACACAAGGCAATGCGCTGTTAAAGTTAATCGAAGAACCACCCGAAAAAACGCTCTTTATTCTAGTTGCAGAAAATCAGGACAAAATATTAAATACGATCATATCACGTACGCAATTGGTCAAAATAAAGAAGTTGGATCACATGGAGGTCGCACAACATCTCAAGAGCGTATATCATCTTTCGGATCAGGAATCAGCTGAAATTGCGTTTATAGCGGATGGAAACCTGCAAGAAGCCATGAATCAAATTCAATCGCAAACAAATAATCATTTTGGCATTTTAGTCAATTGGTTGCGTTTCATTGTTTCAGATGCTGGAACCAATATGATCTCGTTAGTGGAAGAAGAACTCTCAAAAATGGGGCGAGAAAACCAAAAAAGCTTTCTTTTTTATGCAATTAATATGATGCGTCAAATTATATTAATCAAAGAAGGGCTTTCCAGTTTAGTGTTCTTACCGGCCAAAGAATTGGATTTTGTTCAGAAATTTGCAGTACACTATACCGTTGAACAAATTGAAGCAACAATAAATCTATTTGAGGAAACACATTATTTTGTAGAAAGAAATGCAAATCCCAAAATATTATTTTTAGATTTATCTTTGCAGTTAACATTAATATACAAGTACAAAACGTTTCCGAAAGGAACTCAATATATATAA
- the dnaN gene encoding DNA polymerase III subunit beta, with amino-acid sequence MRFIVSTSILLKQLQAINGASSTSTVLPILENFLFEIKDNNLTISATDLQTSMVTSLQIEAKEEGRVAMPSKILIETLKTLPDQPVAFSVDMNTLAIEISAGDGKYKLSGENADDFPKIPSIDNGSVIQMPAPILSEAISKTIFAVSNDELRPAMSGVLVQLAEKNVTFVSTDAHKLVRYSRTDIGAEKPASLILPKKALSLLKSSLPSDDITVSIEYNQTNAFFSFGNINLICRLIDERYPDYAAVIPQVNPNKLTVDRLLFLNTLRRVVIFANKTTHQVRLKISGSELHISAEDLDFSNEAHERLSCQFEGDDMEIGFNAKFLVEMLNNLESEEVVLEMSTPNRAGLLIPAVSEDHEDILMLVMPVMLNNA; translated from the coding sequence ATGAGATTCATTGTATCAACATCAATTTTATTAAAGCAGTTACAAGCTATCAATGGTGCATCCAGTACAAGTACTGTTTTGCCAATCTTGGAAAACTTTCTTTTTGAAATAAAAGACAATAACTTGACTATTTCTGCTACGGATCTGCAAACAAGTATGGTTACTTCTTTACAGATCGAAGCAAAGGAAGAGGGAAGAGTAGCCATGCCGTCGAAGATTTTGATCGAGACATTAAAAACTTTGCCAGATCAACCCGTAGCATTTTCAGTAGACATGAATACCTTGGCTATTGAGATCAGTGCCGGTGATGGAAAATATAAATTGAGTGGAGAGAATGCTGACGATTTTCCTAAAATTCCTTCAATTGATAATGGTTCAGTTATTCAGATGCCTGCGCCTATTTTGTCTGAAGCAATCAGTAAGACGATCTTTGCTGTCAGTAATGACGAGTTGAGACCTGCGATGTCTGGTGTTTTGGTTCAATTAGCCGAAAAGAACGTGACTTTTGTCTCCACTGATGCACACAAGTTAGTGCGTTATTCAAGAACGGATATCGGAGCGGAAAAACCTGCATCCCTTATTTTACCGAAAAAAGCACTTTCTTTACTTAAATCTTCATTGCCATCCGATGATATTACAGTATCTATTGAATATAATCAAACCAATGCATTCTTTAGCTTTGGTAATATCAATTTGATCTGTCGGTTGATTGACGAACGTTACCCAGATTATGCTGCTGTAATTCCTCAAGTCAATCCAAATAAGTTGACTGTCGATAGACTATTGTTTTTAAATACATTGAGACGGGTGGTGATTTTCGCTAATAAAACCACACATCAGGTTCGTTTGAAGATCTCAGGTAGTGAATTGCATATTTCTGCAGAAGATCTTGATTTTTCGAATGAAGCACATGAACGTTTATCCTGTCAATTTGAAGGGGACGATATGGAAATTGGTTTTAATGCTAAATTCTTAGTCGAGATGTTGAATAACCTGGAGAGCGAAGAAGTTGTTTTGGAGATGAGTACACCAAATCGTGCTGGTTTGTTGATTCCGGCGGTATCTGAAGATCATGAAGATATTTTGATGTTGGTAATGCCGGTTATGTTAAACAACGCTTAA
- a CDS encoding DedA family protein, which produces MEIITHLIDFVLHIDKHLVEIVNDYQTWTYLILFLIIFVETGVVVMPFLPGDSLLFAAGMLAAQPNDLNVWLMILILLVAAVSGDSLNYAIGKHFGMRLTKFKLFGKQVVKDEQIAKTHSFYEKYGSKTIVIARFVPIVRTLAPFVGGIGRMNYGTFITYNVVGALLWVGGVTLAGYFLGNIPIIRDNFSKVVLIIIFISILPIIFELVKEKIKTKKGIQ; this is translated from the coding sequence TTGGAAATAATTACGCATCTTATTGACTTTGTACTCCATATCGATAAACATTTGGTTGAAATAGTCAATGATTATCAGACTTGGACATACCTTATTCTGTTTCTCATCATTTTTGTGGAAACAGGAGTGGTTGTAATGCCTTTTTTACCAGGGGATTCGTTGTTGTTTGCCGCTGGTATGTTAGCCGCACAACCCAATGATCTTAACGTATGGTTGATGATTCTCATTTTATTGGTAGCCGCGGTGTCTGGGGATTCCTTAAACTATGCTATCGGTAAACACTTTGGTATGCGCCTTACAAAATTTAAGCTCTTTGGTAAGCAGGTTGTCAAAGATGAGCAAATTGCCAAAACACATTCTTTTTATGAGAAATATGGCAGTAAAACAATTGTTATCGCTCGCTTTGTACCGATCGTACGTACCTTGGCGCCTTTCGTGGGTGGTATTGGAAGGATGAATTATGGTACTTTCATTACCTATAATGTCGTAGGTGCGCTCTTGTGGGTGGGGGGTGTAACCCTAGCAGGGTACTTTTTAGGAAATATTCCTATTATAAGAGATAACTTCTCGAAGGTCGTATTGATTATTATTTTTATATCCATATTGCCGATAATCTTCGAGCTTGTAAAGGAAAAGATAAAAACTAAAAAGGGAATCCAATAA